One part of the Coffea eugenioides isolate CCC68of chromosome 10, Ceug_1.0, whole genome shotgun sequence genome encodes these proteins:
- the LOC113749460 gene encoding germin-like protein subfamily 1 member 14 encodes MGAPFLITIAAMALLSSLAIASDPSPLQDFCVAINDPKAAVFVNGKICKDPKVVNANDFFFQGFNIPGNTNNPVGSNVTRVLVNNLPGLNTFGISLARIDFAPYGVNTPHTHPRATEVIFAVEGTLAASFVTSNPPNNMKNRLFTKVLNPGDVFVFPQGLVHFIQNLGKTKALAFSGFSSQNPGVNTIANVVFGTEPPISLGVLTKAFQVDKKVIDALEAQFS; translated from the exons ATGGGAGCTCCGTTCCTGATAACCATAGCGGCAATGGCACTACTTTCATCCCTTGCCATCGCTTCTGATCCTAGCCCTCTGCAGGATTTTTGTGTTGCAATCAATGATCCCAAAGCTGCTG TGTTTGTGAACGGAAAGATTTGTAAGGATCCAAAGGTTGTGAATGCCAACGATTTCTTCTTCCAGGGATTCAACATACCTGGAAATACAAACAATCCAGTGGGTTCTAATGTCACTCGTGTGCTTGTCAACAATCTGCCAGGGCTCAACACTTTCGGAATTTCCCTAGCTCGTATCGACTTCGCTCCTTATGGTGTAAACACACCCCATACTCATCCGCGTGCAACCGAGGTCATATTTGCGGTAGAGGGCACTCTGGCTGCTAGTTTCGTCACTTCAAATCCACCAAATAACATGAAAAATCGCCTTTTTACCAAAGTCTTGAATCCAGGAGATGTTTTTGTGTTCCCACAAGGTCTGGTTCACTTCATACAAAATCTTGGGAAGACGAAGGCTCTTGCATTTTCCGGTTTTAGCAGCCAAAATCCAGGGGTCAATACTATTGCAAATGTAGTCTTTGGAACAGAGCCCCCCATTTCTCTAGGTGTTCTTACTAAGGCATTCCAAGTTGACAAGAAAGTCATTGACGCTCTTGAGGCACAGTTTTCTTGA